A DNA window from Streptomyces parvus contains the following coding sequences:
- a CDS encoding ice-binding family protein, with protein MPGVYTASSTLGLTGTLTLDAEGDPNAVWVFQVGSGLTTASASRVNLINGAQPCNVFWQIGSSATLGTDSTFIGNILALTSISVTTGATIEGRALARNGSVTLDNNRITRSTCSGGTTSGTTTGTTTGTTTGTTTGTTTGTTTGTTGGVLGGVLGGVLTGGTTGGTGGVLGGVLGGVVTGGTTGGTPGGSTTTGTTTGNTVGNTSGNIAGNTTGGGKGGGTGGHSGGHTGGHSGGGKGGGTGGHSGGHDSGGYGYGDGRPGDHGPGEEHGGYGEKPEGPGHHEG; from the coding sequence GTGCCCGGCGTCTACACGGCCTCCTCGACGCTGGGGCTCACCGGCACGCTCACCCTCGACGCCGAGGGCGACCCCAACGCCGTGTGGGTCTTCCAGGTCGGCTCCGGTCTGACGACGGCGTCCGCCAGCCGCGTCAACCTCATCAACGGCGCGCAGCCCTGCAACGTCTTCTGGCAGATCGGAAGTTCGGCCACGCTCGGTACGGATTCGACCTTCATCGGCAACATCCTGGCCCTGACCTCGATCAGCGTGACCACCGGCGCGACCATCGAGGGCCGGGCGCTGGCCCGTAACGGCTCGGTCACCCTGGACAACAACCGCATCACCCGGTCCACCTGCTCCGGCGGCACCACGTCCGGCACCACGACGGGCACGACGACCGGGACCACGACCGGGACCACGACGGGCACGACGACCGGGACCACCACCGGCACCACGGGAGGCGTGCTGGGCGGGGTGCTCGGCGGCGTCCTGACCGGCGGCACCACGGGCGGTACCGGCGGGGTGCTCGGCGGAGTACTCGGCGGCGTCGTGACCGGCGGCACCACCGGTGGCACTCCGGGTGGTTCGACCACCACAGGGACCACCACGGGGAACACCGTCGGCAACACCTCCGGGAACATCGCCGGCAACACCACGGGCGGCGGCAAGGGCGGCGGCACCGGCGGCCACTCGGGCGGTCACACCGGCGGTCACTCGGGCGGTGGCAAGGGCGGCGGCACCGGCGGCCACTCGGGCGGCCACGACAGCGGCGGCTACGGCTACGGCGACGGGCGGCCCGGCGACCACGGCCCCGGCGAGGAGCACGGCGGCTACGGCGAGAAGCCTGAGGGTCCCGGACACCACGAGGGCTGA
- a CDS encoding DUF5819 family protein — protein sequence MALCLATALVHIGLVFLHVAPSNTVSQRFNAQVDAWIYPLFEQNWRLFAPDPDSVNRRISARTAHTAPDGSVQVSDWTDLTAVDTSAIEHNAFPSHTSQNMLRRSWTSYVELHGGDDVPRSDRAVMMQRYLRNIAADRMAERDGKPFENIQLRVVTLPVAAPGSPDRDRRAAAKDAETRLLPWWKVASDA from the coding sequence GTGGCGCTCTGTCTGGCCACCGCCCTGGTCCACATCGGTCTGGTCTTCCTGCACGTGGCACCGTCGAACACGGTGTCGCAGCGCTTCAACGCCCAGGTGGACGCCTGGATCTACCCACTCTTCGAGCAGAACTGGCGGCTGTTCGCCCCCGACCCGGACTCCGTCAACCGGCGGATCTCCGCGCGCACGGCGCACACGGCCCCGGACGGATCGGTCCAGGTCAGCGACTGGACCGACCTGACCGCCGTGGACACCTCCGCCATCGAGCACAACGCCTTCCCGAGCCACACCTCGCAGAACATGCTGCGTCGCTCCTGGACGTCCTACGTCGAACTCCACGGCGGCGACGACGTCCCGCGCTCGGACCGGGCCGTGATGATGCAGCGGTACCTGCGCAACATCGCCGCCGACCGCATGGCCGAACGCGACGGCAAGCCGTTCGAGAACATCCAACTCCGGGTCGTCACCCTGCCCGTGGCCGCTCCGGGCAGCCCGGACCGTGACCGCCGTGCCGCCGCGAAGGACGCCGAGACCCGGCTCCTGCCCTGGTGGAAGGTGGCATCGGATGCCTGA
- a CDS encoding HTTM domain-containing protein codes for MPETANTPSRPREPADGPAYPAARVTGAARRAWALLTERPLSLYAVSVLRIGYGLLYLVFLVREFPHRDAIWGPGSPWTPDLARQLFDQTGWVSVLTLSDSRLYFELCYAAALVVSILFLLGWRTRAVSVLFAVVVASFHARSIFMTDGGDNLVLLMALYLTLTASGRRWSLDALRARRAPSGRRLLPLPPQLAAAGRTLVTAVHNCGLLVIAVQVCFLYGAAGLYKVQGGTWGAGTALHYVLNLDLFQPWPALSHWADGQVLAIAVIGYLTVLLQVAFPFVLFGRLKYPVLTMLLGMHIGIAVLMGLPLFSGAMIIADAVFLPDRFWAAAGRLARRGLGRTEEARPEPADVPETSGAPDETRAPRGTVPKQGSPVSRVRDRP; via the coding sequence ATGCCTGAGACGGCCAACACTCCGTCCCGCCCTCGCGAGCCGGCCGACGGCCCGGCGTATCCGGCGGCACGGGTGACGGGCGCGGCACGCCGCGCGTGGGCGCTGCTGACCGAACGCCCCCTCTCCCTCTACGCCGTATCGGTCCTGCGTATCGGGTACGGGCTGCTCTACCTGGTCTTCCTGGTGCGCGAGTTCCCCCACCGGGACGCGATCTGGGGACCCGGCTCCCCGTGGACGCCGGACCTGGCCCGTCAGCTCTTCGACCAGACCGGCTGGGTCAGCGTGCTGACCCTCTCCGACAGCCGCCTCTACTTCGAGCTCTGCTACGCGGCCGCGCTCGTCGTCAGCATCCTCTTCCTCCTGGGCTGGCGGACCCGCGCGGTCTCCGTGCTCTTCGCCGTCGTCGTGGCCTCGTTCCACGCGAGGTCGATCTTCATGACGGACGGCGGCGACAACCTGGTCCTCCTGATGGCGCTCTACCTCACCCTCACCGCGTCCGGCCGCCGCTGGTCCCTGGACGCCCTGAGGGCCCGTCGGGCCCCCTCCGGCCGACGCCTGCTCCCGCTCCCGCCCCAACTCGCGGCGGCCGGGCGGACCCTGGTCACGGCCGTGCACAACTGCGGGCTCCTCGTGATCGCCGTCCAGGTGTGCTTCCTCTACGGCGCCGCCGGCCTCTACAAGGTCCAGGGCGGCACCTGGGGGGCCGGGACCGCGCTGCATTACGTCCTCAACCTCGACCTCTTCCAGCCGTGGCCCGCGCTCTCGCACTGGGCGGACGGTCAGGTGCTCGCCATCGCGGTCATCGGCTACCTGACCGTGCTCCTCCAGGTCGCTTTCCCGTTCGTGCTGTTCGGCAGGCTCAAGTACCCGGTCCTGACGATGCTGCTAGGGATGCATATCGGCATCGCGGTACTCATGGGTCTGCCGCTGTTCTCCGGCGCGATGATCATCGCCGACGCGGTGTTCCTGCCCGACCGCTTCTGGGCCGCGGCCGGAAGGCTGGCCCGGCGTGGGCTCGGACGTACGGAGGAGGCGCGGCCCGAACCGGCGGACGTACCGGAGACCTCCGGGGCGCCGGATGAGACGAGGGCCCCGCGCGGCACGGTGCCGAAACAGGGCAGCCCGGTGTCGCGCGTACGCGATCGTCCCTAG
- a CDS encoding serine hydrolase: protein MRRRSPTRRLLAATLLAASVLAPMAVAPAPAVHAAGFDQHGQHGEEDCPPGGLDPALTAELDRTIDDVREQAGIPGAVVGLWMPGKGSYVHTSGVANTVTREPMSADTRIRIGSETKTFTVTALLQLVDDKLVKLDDPISRYVSGVRNGDRITLRQLAGMRSGLFPYTADADFVHDLLSDPYRSFTPRGVLAYGMKHENTFKPGARFQYSNSNLVLLGLVIEKVTGQRLDRVIHERVLRPAGLHNTLFPTGAEFPEPHAHGYTDQTLSGETEDSTDWNPSWAWAAGAMISDLHDLRRWAEVVATGELLSPRTQAQRLKTLPTGFPGLSYGLGIFDADGWIGHNGSLPGYETVTVYLPAQKATMVIMINTDSLSGGQEPSTLLARAVTQLATPDNVYDGSASQGRNTP, encoded by the coding sequence ATGCGACGCCGCTCCCCCACCCGACGCCTCCTCGCCGCGACGCTGCTCGCGGCCTCCGTCCTGGCCCCGATGGCCGTGGCACCCGCCCCGGCGGTGCACGCCGCGGGCTTCGACCAGCACGGACAGCACGGCGAGGAGGACTGTCCGCCGGGCGGCCTCGATCCCGCGCTGACCGCCGAGCTGGACCGGACCATCGACGACGTCCGCGAGCAGGCCGGTATCCCCGGTGCCGTCGTCGGGCTGTGGATGCCGGGGAAGGGGAGCTACGTCCACACGAGCGGCGTCGCCAACACGGTCACCCGTGAGCCGATGTCGGCCGACACCCGGATCCGGATCGGCAGCGAGACCAAGACGTTCACGGTCACCGCGCTGCTCCAACTCGTCGACGACAAGCTCGTCAAGCTGGACGACCCGATCTCCCGCTACGTCTCCGGCGTGCGCAACGGAGACCGCATCACCCTGCGCCAGCTCGCCGGGATGCGCAGCGGTCTGTTCCCGTACACCGCCGACGCGGACTTCGTGCACGACCTGCTGAGCGACCCCTACCGCTCGTTCACCCCCCGGGGCGTCCTCGCGTACGGCATGAAGCACGAGAACACCTTCAAGCCGGGCGCGCGGTTCCAGTACTCCAACTCCAACCTCGTCCTGCTCGGGCTGGTGATCGAGAAGGTCACCGGTCAGCGCCTCGACCGTGTCATCCACGAACGGGTGCTGCGTCCCGCCGGGCTGCACAACACGCTCTTCCCGACCGGGGCCGAGTTCCCCGAGCCGCACGCGCACGGCTACACCGACCAGACGCTCAGCGGCGAGACCGAGGACTCCACGGACTGGAACCCCAGCTGGGCCTGGGCCGCCGGTGCGATGATCTCCGACCTGCACGACCTGCGCCGCTGGGCCGAGGTCGTCGCCACCGGGGAGCTGCTGAGCCCCCGGACCCAGGCGCAGCGGCTCAAGACCCTGCCGACCGGGTTCCCCGGGCTCAGCTACGGTCTGGGCATCTTCGACGCCGACGGGTGGATCGGCCACAACGGGTCCCTGCCGGGGTACGAGACGGTCACCGTCTACCTGCCCGCGCAGAAGGCCACGATGGTCATCATGATCAACACGGACTCCCTCAGCGGGGGCCAGGAGCCGTCCACGCTGCTCGCCCGTGCGGTCACCCAGCTCGCCACGCCGGACAACGTCTACGACGGCAGCGCCTCCCAGGGGCGCAACACCCCCTGA
- a CDS encoding alanine--tRNA ligase-related protein, producing the protein MRTDHLIRTFVEYYEERGHRRITGSTLLPPPGDPVLFTTSGMHPLTPYLEGRPHPLGKRLVNVQRCLRTTDLDEVGDATHLTVFEMLGTWSLGDYGGPLSLDWGYGLLTEGLGIDPGLLHATAFAGDGRTGPDTASVELWQGLGVPVELTVEDNWWPKSPDDPGSGGTDGLVGPCGPDSEIFFWSGDGPPRSTPTRDDRWVEVWNHVTMTHRRRGDGSLVPLPRRNVDTGLGLERLAALLQGEQSVFACDVFDPWRRLVPPLWPLEEPDLRLVSDHLRSAVVVLGDGVRPSSTGRGYVLRRLVRRVLTVLWRQDASRSLGDLSKDLVRHTLDHFRQDVSPDDVLRTLLDEERRFGHLLERGRRVLARPRFQGPLTEEDFHYLHDTHGLPRDLVRSLRRE; encoded by the coding sequence ATGCGTACGGACCACCTCATCAGGACGTTCGTCGAGTACTACGAAGAACGCGGCCACCGCCGGATCACGGGCTCGACGCTGCTGCCGCCCCCCGGCGACCCCGTCCTCTTCACGACCTCCGGCATGCACCCGCTCACCCCGTACCTGGAGGGCCGCCCCCATCCCCTGGGGAAGCGCCTGGTCAACGTGCAGCGCTGTCTGCGCACCACGGACCTGGACGAGGTCGGGGACGCCACGCACCTGACGGTCTTCGAGATGCTGGGCACCTGGTCGCTCGGCGACTACGGGGGCCCACTCAGCCTCGACTGGGGGTACGGGCTGCTCACCGAGGGCCTGGGCATCGACCCGGGCCTGCTGCACGCCACCGCCTTCGCCGGTGACGGCCGGACGGGTCCGGACACCGCTTCGGTCGAGCTGTGGCAGGGCCTCGGCGTCCCCGTGGAACTCACGGTGGAGGACAACTGGTGGCCGAAGAGCCCGGACGACCCCGGCAGTGGCGGCACCGACGGCCTCGTCGGCCCGTGCGGACCCGACTCGGAGATCTTCTTCTGGAGCGGCGACGGCCCGCCGCGGTCGACGCCCACCCGCGACGACCGCTGGGTGGAGGTGTGGAACCACGTGACGATGACCCATCGCCGACGTGGAGACGGCTCCCTGGTGCCTCTCCCCCGGCGCAACGTCGACACCGGCCTCGGCCTGGAGCGCCTGGCCGCCCTGCTCCAGGGCGAGCAGTCCGTCTTCGCCTGCGACGTCTTCGACCCCTGGCGCCGCCTCGTCCCGCCCCTGTGGCCCCTGGAGGAGCCCGATCTGCGGCTGGTCAGCGACCATCTGCGCTCGGCCGTCGTGGTGCTCGGCGACGGCGTCCGCCCGTCCAGCACCGGCCGGGGCTACGTGCTGCGCCGCCTGGTACGACGGGTGCTCACCGTGCTGTGGCGGCAGGACGCCTCCCGCAGCCTCGGGGACCTGTCGAAGGACCTGGTCCGGCACACCCTGGACCACTTCCGCCAGGACGTCAGCCCGGATGACGTGCTCAGGACCCTGCTCGACGAGGAGCGCCGCTTCGGCCACCTCCTGGAACGCGGCCGCCGCGTCCTTGCCCGCCCCCGCTTCCAGGGCCCGCTGACCGAGGAGGACTTCCACTACCTCCACGACACGCACGGGCTGCCGCGCGACCTGGTGAGGAGCCTGCGCCGGGAGTGA
- a CDS encoding uridine kinase: protein MSHSPSTWRQPCPAPASAERSSLTKAVADRIRSRGPGRLLVGIDGFTAAGKTSFGHELAARIAESGRPVLRATLDDFKNPWKDRHLYDRESGEGYYRNAYDYASAKRLLLDPARSPEATACALCSLDPLTQESHAADTTPLAPDSVLIVDGVFAFRPEIDAYWDFRIWLDVDAELSVRRGAERDQDWAGSDAEAIHRDRYLVAERLYLDEVDPLPRMDAVVDNTDFARPRLVSAKGQAAS, encoded by the coding sequence GTGAGCCACTCCCCCTCGACCTGGCGACAGCCGTGCCCCGCACCGGCTTCGGCCGAACGCAGCTCCCTGACGAAGGCGGTGGCGGACCGCATACGGAGCCGGGGGCCGGGCCGGCTTCTCGTCGGCATCGACGGCTTCACGGCAGCGGGGAAGACGAGCTTCGGCCACGAACTGGCGGCGCGGATAGCCGAGTCGGGCCGCCCGGTGCTCCGGGCCACGCTGGACGACTTCAAGAACCCGTGGAAGGACCGGCACCTGTACGACCGGGAGTCGGGCGAGGGCTACTACCGCAACGCGTACGACTACGCCTCGGCCAAGCGCCTCCTGCTGGACCCCGCACGCTCGCCGGAGGCGACGGCCTGCGCGCTGTGCTCCCTGGACCCGCTGACGCAGGAGAGCCACGCGGCCGACACGACCCCGCTCGCCCCCGACTCGGTCCTCATCGTGGACGGCGTCTTCGCGTTCCGGCCCGAGATCGACGCGTACTGGGACTTCCGGATCTGGCTGGACGTGGACGCCGAACTCTCCGTACGCCGCGGCGCGGAACGCGACCAGGACTGGGCGGGCTCGGACGCGGAGGCGATCCACCGCGACCGGTACCTGGTGGCGGAGCGCCTCTATCTCGACGAGGTGGACCCCCTGCCGAGGATGGACGCGGTGGTGGACAACACGGACTTCGCGCGGCCACGCCTGGTGTCCGCGAAAGGGCAGGCGGCGTCGTGA
- a CDS encoding helix-turn-helix domain-containing protein — protein sequence MGDTAEQPPSVSGVRDRDGVLAAVGPRLRELRRRHGMTLAELAERTGINESTLSRLEGGTRKPTLEMLLPLAEVHAVPLDELVGAPRTGDPRIHLRPVTRDGLTYVPLSRPGGVQAHKLLIRPSPAGTEPTLRTHEGFEWLYVLAGRLRLILGERTLVLKPGEAAEFDTHVPHWLGPDDDRTVELLVLFGHQGERAHLRARQEPLRGSADGTP from the coding sequence ATGGGAGACACGGCAGAACAGCCACCATCGGTGTCGGGCGTCAGGGACCGGGACGGCGTCCTGGCGGCGGTGGGCCCCCGCCTGCGCGAACTGCGGCGCCGGCACGGCATGACGCTGGCCGAGCTGGCGGAGCGGACCGGCATCAACGAGAGCACCCTGTCCCGCCTGGAGGGCGGCACGCGCAAGCCGACACTGGAAATGCTGCTGCCGCTGGCGGAGGTCCACGCGGTCCCGCTGGACGAACTGGTGGGCGCGCCCCGCACCGGAGATCCGCGCATCCACCTCCGCCCGGTGACGAGGGACGGCCTCACGTACGTACCGCTGAGCCGCCCGGGAGGGGTCCAGGCCCACAAACTGCTGATCCGCCCGAGCCCGGCGGGCACGGAACCGACCCTGCGGACCCACGAGGGCTTCGAGTGGCTGTACGTGCTGGCCGGCCGGCTCCGCCTGATCCTGGGCGAGCGGACGCTCGTCCTGAAGCCCGGCGAGGCGGCCGAGTTCGACACGCATGTCCCGCACTGGCTCGGCCCCGACGACGACCGCACCGTCGAACTGCTCGTCCTCTTCGGCCACCAGGGCGAACGGGCCCACCTGAGGGCCCGCCAGGAGCCTTTGCGAGGATCGGCGGATGGGACACCGTGA
- a CDS encoding cyclopropane-fatty-acyl-phospholipid synthase family protein, translated as MSSDTTGTTDSAAFWEDHYAGVDPRWGTRPNAVLAEVVTALAPEPGGGGGRALDLGCGHGGDALWLASLGWDVTAVDVSATALDRVAAGAAAAGLTDRVHPSRHDLARSFPDGAFDLVTASYFHTPVEIPREQVLRRAAEAVGPGGLLVLVEHASLAPWSWRGGHEDVRFPSPDDVLASLRLDDGWHTERCHAPRRTATGPGGETATVTDNVIAVRRGRPA; from the coding sequence ATGAGCAGCGACACCACCGGCACCACCGACTCCGCCGCGTTCTGGGAGGACCACTACGCCGGCGTCGACCCGCGGTGGGGCACCCGGCCCAACGCCGTCCTCGCCGAGGTCGTCACCGCCCTGGCCCCCGAACCGGGCGGTGGAGGCGGTCGTGCGCTCGACCTCGGCTGCGGGCACGGCGGCGACGCCCTCTGGCTCGCCTCGCTCGGCTGGGACGTCACCGCTGTCGACGTCTCGGCGACCGCCCTGGACCGCGTCGCCGCCGGAGCCGCCGCGGCCGGGCTGACCGACCGCGTCCACCCGAGCCGGCACGACCTCGCCCGCTCCTTCCCCGACGGGGCCTTCGACCTCGTCACCGCCTCCTACTTCCACACCCCGGTGGAGATCCCCCGCGAGCAGGTCCTCCGGCGCGCCGCCGAAGCCGTCGGCCCAGGCGGCCTCCTCGTCCTGGTCGAGCACGCCTCGCTCGCCCCCTGGTCCTGGCGGGGCGGCCACGAGGACGTACGGTTCCCCAGCCCCGACGACGTCCTCGCGTCCCTGCGGCTCGACGACGGATGGCACACCGAGCGCTGCCACGCACCCCGGCGCACCGCCACCGGGCCCGGCGGCGAGACGGCGACCGTGACCGACAACGTCATCGCCGTCCGGCGGGGCCGTCCCGCCTGA
- a CDS encoding citrate synthase 2, which yields MSDFVPGLEGVVAFETEIAEPDKEGGSLRYRGVDIEDLVGHVSFGNVWGLLVDGAFNPGLPPAEPFPIPVHSGDIRVDVQSALAMLAPVWGLKPLLDIDEATARDDLARAAVMALSYVAQSARGQGLPMVPQSEIDKAHSVVERFMIRWRGEPDPKHVKAVDAYWTSAAEHGMNASTFTARVIASTGADVAAALSGAVGAMSGPLHGGAPSRVLGMIEEIERTGDATAYVKQALDRGERLMGFGHRVYRAEDPRARVLRRTARELAAPRFEVAEALEKAALEELHNRRPDRVLATNVEFWAAIVLDFAEVPAHMFTSMFTCARTAGWSAHILEQKRTGRLVRPSATYVGPGTRNPREISGYEDIVAG from the coding sequence ATGTCCGACTTCGTACCCGGTCTTGAGGGAGTCGTCGCGTTCGAAACGGAGATCGCCGAACCGGACAAGGAAGGCGGTTCGCTCCGTTATCGCGGGGTCGACATCGAGGATCTGGTCGGTCACGTCTCCTTCGGCAATGTGTGGGGCCTGTTGGTGGACGGGGCGTTCAACCCCGGCCTGCCGCCCGCCGAGCCCTTCCCGATCCCCGTGCATTCAGGTGACATCCGGGTCGACGTCCAGTCCGCGCTGGCGATGCTCGCCCCGGTCTGGGGCCTGAAGCCGCTGCTGGACATCGATGAGGCGACCGCCCGGGACGACCTGGCGCGGGCCGCGGTGATGGCCCTGTCGTACGTCGCCCAGTCGGCGCGCGGCCAGGGGCTGCCGATGGTGCCGCAGAGCGAGATCGACAAGGCGCACTCGGTGGTCGAGCGCTTCATGATCCGCTGGCGCGGGGAGCCGGACCCGAAGCACGTGAAGGCGGTCGACGCGTACTGGACGTCGGCGGCGGAGCACGGCATGAACGCGTCGACGTTCACGGCCCGGGTCATCGCCTCGACGGGCGCGGACGTCGCGGCCGCCCTGTCCGGAGCGGTGGGCGCGATGTCGGGCCCGCTGCACGGCGGGGCCCCGTCCCGGGTCCTCGGCATGATCGAGGAGATCGAGCGCACGGGCGACGCGACCGCGTACGTGAAGCAGGCCCTGGACCGGGGCGAGCGCCTGATGGGCTTCGGCCACCGCGTCTACCGCGCCGAGGACCCCCGCGCCCGCGTCCTGCGCCGCACGGCCCGCGAGCTGGCGGCCCCGCGGTTCGAGGTGGCGGAGGCGCTGGAGAAGGCGGCCCTGGAGGAGCTGCACAACCGCCGCCCGGACCGGGTCCTGGCGACGAACGTGGAGTTCTGGGCGGCGATCGTGCTGGACTTCGCGGAGGTCCCGGCGCACATGTTCACGTCGATGTTCACCTGTGCCCGCACGGCGGGCTGGTCGGCGCACATCCTGGAGCAGAAGCGCACGGGCCGCCTGGTGCGCCCGTCGGCGACGTACGTGGGTCCGGGCACGCGGAACCCGCGCGAGATCAGCGGGTACGAGGACATCGTCGCGGGCTGA
- the pdxH gene encoding pyridoxamine 5'-phosphate oxidase: MREQYRSEDFVEGDLAADPMEQFARWFRQVAVGGVLHEPNAMIVSTAGPDGRPSSRTVLLKQYDDRGFVFFTNYDSRKGRELTANPHVSLLFPWHPMARQVIVAGTASRTSREETVGYFRTRPHGSQLGAWASAQSTVVGSREELIARYEELAARYPEGEKVPAPPHWGGFRVVPETIEFWQGHENRLHDRLRYVREGEGASGGVWRVERLCP; encoded by the coding sequence ATGCGCGAGCAGTACCGCTCGGAGGACTTCGTCGAGGGCGACCTCGCCGCCGATCCGATGGAGCAGTTCGCCCGCTGGTTCCGGCAGGTCGCCGTCGGCGGGGTGCTGCACGAGCCCAACGCGATGATCGTCTCCACCGCCGGCCCGGACGGCCGCCCGTCCTCGCGCACGGTGCTGCTCAAGCAGTACGACGACCGGGGCTTCGTCTTCTTCACCAACTACGACTCCCGCAAGGGCCGCGAGCTGACCGCGAACCCCCACGTCTCCCTGCTCTTCCCCTGGCATCCGATGGCCCGCCAGGTGATCGTCGCCGGTACCGCCTCCCGCACCTCCCGCGAGGAGACCGTCGGCTACTTCCGCACCCGCCCGCACGGCTCCCAACTCGGCGCGTGGGCCAGCGCCCAGTCCACCGTCGTGGGCTCCCGCGAGGAGCTGATCGCCCGGTACGAGGAGCTGGCCGCCCGCTACCCCGAGGGCGAGAAGGTCCCGGCCCCACCGCACTGGGGCGGCTTCCGGGTGGTGCCCGAGACGATCGAGTTCTGGCAGGGCCACGAGAACCGGCTGCACGACCGGCTGCGGTACGTCAGGGAGGGCGAAGGGGCGTCCGGGGGCGTGTGGCGGGTGGAGCGGCTCTGCCCGTAA